GGGAGGGGAGCGCAGATTGCTCAAGGGGCAATTTATGCGATCGGGGCGATCGCCACCTCGATCTTAATGGTTTATGGCTCTAAATTAGCCCAGAAAACACTAGAAGAAACCCTATAAGTGATAAGTTGTGTAATCTTTAATGTGATTCCTTCAGAGCCTTATCAGGCTTTTCTCAGGATTGCGACTTAATCTGTGAGTGATGGCAAGTCACGGATAGAGTATAGAGAGCATGTCGATCAAACATTTAGGGCAGAGATTTAAGTTTAATTCGCTACAGTTCCGCCTCACGTTTGGCTTGGCGATCGTTTCCGGAATTGGATTAGGAGCGGTTGCCATTGCCACGGGCTTAAAAATGCAGCAACAATTGGTCTTAACCCATAAACAAAATATCCAATATATTGCTGAACGCTTGCCTAAAGATATCGCAGTTTATAGTCAACGGTTCAGCCAGGGTGAAGCGTTAGAAATGGTGATTGAGGATGTGAGTGCGGAGACGATTTTTTTGTGGATTCAATCTCCAGACGGTGAAATTATGGCCCGATCGCCCAACCTGGAGCGATCGCTCCATCCCCAAAATGCCGATCTCCTCAATATTAGCCATGCTCCCATTCAACCGGAAGTTTATCCCTACAAAGGACGCTATTTCGTTCTCTGCGCTGGCCCGTTAAGGGTCAATCAGGAAACTATTGGTAAATTATATGTGGCTCAAGATATTACCTCAGAGCAACAGATGTTGCTGGAAATGCTGAGAAACTTGATTGGGGTGAGCGTGTTAGCCTTGCTGCTGATCGCGGTTATGATGGGAATTTATATTCGGCGATCGCTCGCTCCGGTGCGTAAAATTAGTGAATATGCAGTAAAAATTTCTGCACAAGACTTAGGAGGCGTTTCCCTCAGCTTAGATCCTGCCCCATCCGAACTGCAAGAACTCTCTAAAACCTTAGATCTGATGCTCTCGCGACTGTCTGAATCTTGGGAGCATCAACGGCAATTTGTTAGCAATGTTTCCCATGAGTTGCGAACCCCGTTAACCATTGTCCATGGTTATCTTCAAAGTACCCTCAGACGGGGTAAGAACCTCACCGAAGCGCAACGGGAAGCCCTGGAAACCGCAGCCACAGAAGCCGATCGCACGATTCAACTGTTGCAAGACTTACTCGAACTTGCCCGCGCTGATAATGGACAGATTCATTTTGAACTTGAAACCCTCTCCCTGACTGACTTAGTTCTAGAAGTTGTGGATATGGGGCAACAATACAGCAGTCGCACCATTGAACTCGATTTAGGGCATGAGTCTATAGAGATTAACGGCGATCGCAACCGCTTAAAGCAAGTCCTACTCAACCTCATTGATAACGCTGTCAAATATTCCGACCCCGACACCGTAATTACCGTGAAACTGGAACAACAGAGCCATCAAGTCTGCCTACAAGTGGGCGATCGCGGTGAAGGCATCCCCCTCGCCCATCAAGCCAGAATTTTCGATCGATTTTATCGGGTTGACGACGCTCGCGCCCGCTCCACCGGCGGAACCGGCTTAGGCTTATCCATTGTCAAAACCCTAATTGAAGGAATGGGAGGGCGGGTTAACGTAGTTTCTCAATTGGGAGAAGGCAGTATTTTTACCATTAGTTTACCGAATAAAATTATCCTGTAAAAACGCTTGAGCGCTGGCACGATCTGGCAGTTTTCCATCTAATGTCATCTCCAGGAGTTGATCTAACATTACCTTGAATTGACGACCGGGTTTATAGCCCAATTCTTTTAAGTCATTGCCGTTCAAAATCGGTTTTACTTGTGCCAGTTTCCACAGGTATAACCAAATCTTTTTCCGCAACGATCGCGGACTTTGTACTATCACTAAAATTAAAGTAGAAAAGCGATAAGGTTGAAGGGTTTTAACAATGCTACTGGGGGCTTCACAGGTAGGCAGGCGGAAAAAAACATCGGTTTTGGCGGCTTCTAAGTCTTTTAATCGCTCGATACTTTCGGCAGGCAATTGAAACCCGGAAGCCACTCGATAGCGGTATTCAGGAGCAAGATAGGCAATCATCACTTCTAGCAACAGTTGCCAAGGGGGGCAAAGTCCAGGGGGGTTAAACCGGCGTAAACATCGGTCAACGAGTTTGAGTTGTTTCCACAATTTTGGAGTCAGTTCTAAACTGGAATGAATACATTTAAGTGCGTCTAGATTTCCGAGCATTTGAATGGCTCTTTGCCAATAGTTGGCTTCTAAAATATAGTTCAGCTCGTTTTTCAGTCGGGTTTGTAGGGCGGGCGCTCGGTTATTTTCGGCTACAGACAAATCGTACACCCCACTGGCGATCGCATAACGAATATAGCCTTCGGTTTGTCCTTCTAGGCGAAACCCTAACCGCACAGCAAACCGCACAGCCCGATAAATGCGGGTGGGATCTTCGATAAAGCTATTGGCATGTAACACCCGGATTAACTTTGCTTCTAGGTCTAAAATACCACCAAAAAAATCTAAGACTTCACCCATTCGGGGAGGCGTAAGGCGCAAGGCTAAGGCATTAATTGTAAAGTCTCGGCGGTATAAATCTTGTCGAATCGAGCTGGCTTCGACTTCTGGGTTGGCGGCGGGATAGGGATAAAATTCCGTTCGTGCCGTGGCAATATCGATCCAAAGATTTCCTAATTCTGGGTGTTTGTGCCAGAGTAGGGCTGCCGTTTGGAATTGCCCGTGAATTTGCAATCTAGCGCCCGGATATTTTTGCTGTAAGACTTTCGCTAACTCGACTCCAGCCCCCGGTTGGGCGGCGCGATGATAACCATCAACGACTAAATCCACATCCTGGAGATTGATGACGGTATCTGCATCTGCCAGTAAGAGATCTCGCACTCCTCCACCCACTAAGTATAAGTGCCATCCTCTTTGTTCGGCGGCGATCGCCGCTTGTCGCAAAACCTCATACAAAGGTGGGGTTAGGCTCTCCTGTACCATTTGCTTCATAGTTTCCGGCAAATAACAGGACTTCAAGCGATTCAGTTGGATGTTTGACCCCACTCGCTGCCCAGTTTCCTGAAGGTGAAATTGGCGCAACACATCGCTACGGGTGACAATACCCACTAAGTTTCCGTCCTCTAATACGGGCAAGCGACCAATATCATAAGTAACCATTAATGACTCAATTTCTGGCAATTGAGTCTTTGGGGTGATGGTCTTCAGGTGGGGAGTCATGTACCCCTTGACGGGAGCGTGGGAAAAGCCATGATGGAGGGCAATATCGAGATCGCGCCGGGAAATAATCCCCACTAACTCCCCGTAGGCATCCACGACGGATAACCCAGAGTGGCCATAGCGTAACAGAATACGCTGGGCTTGGGCGATCGTCGTTTCCGGCAAAATTGTCCGCACCGGGGAAGACATCAACTCCCGTGCCGTAGGTGCATTGGGCACTTGGCTTTGCAAGTTTTCAACCAGATGGGCAAAGGTGTCTTTGATGTCTGTTCCTCGCAGCGTTAGGGAGGCAGCTTGGGCATGACCTCCTCCTCCTAGGGGGGAAAACAGAGTATGCAGATTGAGGGGAGGATGGGAGGAAGAGCGGCAACGCTGACGAGAACGACCAATGACCGTTAACCGCTTGTCTTGTCCGATTTCATACCACGTACCAAATAATAAAGCATCACTATGGATTAATCCGATTAATCGGGTCGCGACACTGGATAATCCGGGTATAAAATCAGGGGTGGGGAGGAGAACCCAGGATAATTGATATCCTTCACAGGTTGTGGTGTGCAATTCTTCTAGGGCGAGGGTGAGTAAGTCCTGGAGTTGGGGGGATAATCCCGGTTCCACATACTCCCCAATCACCGATAAACTGGCTCCTTGGGTCATTAACCAGGCTAGGGCGAGAGCATCTCTGGGGGTACTCGAATCATAGGTCAGGGAACCGGTGTCCACATGAATTCCTAAAGCCATGACGGTTGCTTCTGCGGCGGTGAGTTCTAGAGTCTTGAGTTGTTGCAACTGTTCAACAATTAGGGTGGTGGTTGCACCAACGGGTTCAATCATGGAGTGGGTTAGGGGAAGGTCTGTCTCGATGTCCAGGTGATGGTCGTAGAGTTCCACTTGTTCGAGATGGGGAATATCAAACCAACTTGCAGCCAAGCCGAGGCGATCGCGCTGTTGGGTATCGACTACGATTAAACTGCGGACTTGCTCTGCATTCACTGACCGGCGCTCAATTAAGGCATACTCATCCCGATAAAAGGCCAAAAACTCCCGCACCGTCGGATGACATCCCCCAGTCAGCACCACCTGAGCGCCAGGTTTTAAGCGCGTTAACCCCACTGCTGCCCCTAATGCATCAAAATCTGCCGTGGTATGGCACAAAATTAAATCCATAAATGATATGATCTGCACTCCTATTTACCATTCCCCATTCTAGTCTGGAAAACCACTCAACTGATGTGGAGCCTTATCCTAGTCTTCCCAAGGTGTCATCCTGCCATTAGCCGTCTCACACTTAACTAACGATGAGTTTAATCGACAATACCACCGCTCAATGGATGACCAATAGTCCTATTGGCAATAATAACCACTATCTCAACAACAACTTTTCCACCGCAGGAAATCCCCTAGCAGGAACCATTGATGGCGGGCCGGTGGAGTATCAGGCATCCACTGGCACAGTCGTCAATAACTTTAATAATGGTGCAGATGGAGCCAAAAGCGCCCTAGAATTCGGCAGCTATATTTTCTTCACTGGAGATGATACTCAAGGTATTCGGCGGATTGATAATGACTGGTCTAGCAATCTCACTGGGTATCAAGCCACAGTACCGAAAACCGAATCCATTACTACCGATGGCACATATATCTATGGCAATAATGATGTTACTCGCGACCAAATTGTTCAATGGTCGGTAACCAATAATCCCACTAACTTCACCCTAACGCAACAATGGGCGCAAGATGTGGGGACTGGAGGGCGCTTTCGCGGCATTAGCTATTTCGACCATGGCAGTGGAAATAACTATATTTACGCCAGTGATGGGGGAGCGAGTGGTACGGGGGATAAAATTTGGGCCTTTGATGCGGATACAGGGAACGCAATAGCCGTTAGCTCTGGTGGAACAGATATTACTGTACCGGGTACAGACTTAGTTTATCAGGCGATCGCCCACGAATACGATGGTCGCACCACCTTAATCGCCCTAACCACCAATGAACTCCATGTTTGGGACATGGATAGCCCAACCACCGTCACCTCAGCAACTCCCACGGAAACCTACACCATCGCTGCTGGTCCGAATCAACTCCTAGATAATGGTGGTGGCGCATTAGGGGGGCCATTCTTGGGAGCTAGTGCCAGGGGGTCTCAGTTATTTCTCGGCAATGGTAGTCAAGTCTTGGCCTATCAACTCGCACAAACTCCTAATATTGCCCTATCCTCACCCACCTTTTCCCCCGCCAACGTACTCCCAGGCACAACTAACCATCCCCTCTATCAGTTAGACCTAGCCGTAACCACCGCCAACGCCCAATTAACCGGCGCAACCTTCACCACTGGCGGCACTTATGCTCCAACCGATATAACAGCTAACAGCTTTGAACTCTTCTACTCCACCGACACCACCTTCGACGCGGGCGACACCTCCCTCGGAACCCAAGCCGTTGTCACCTCCGGCAACACCCTCGCCTTCACCGGACTCTCCCAAACCATCAATAGTGGCAACACCGGCACATTATTTCTAGTGGCCGACATCGCCACCGGAGCCACTGCGGGCAATACCATCACGATTGGAGCAACCACCCTCAGCGACATCACCTTTACAACCGGGAATAAAACCGGTACACCCACGGCTGGAGGAATCCAAACCATTGCCTCCCCTCTAGTCATCTCCGAAATCATGTACGACCCCAACAGTGCCGAAGATGACTGGGAATGGGTAGAAGTCTACAACTCCGGCAGCAGCACCGTTGATTTATCCGGCTACGTCCTCGACGATAATGTTG
Above is a window of Roseofilum capinflatum BLCC-M114 DNA encoding:
- a CDS encoding sensor histidine kinase, which gives rise to MSIKHLGQRFKFNSLQFRLTFGLAIVSGIGLGAVAIATGLKMQQQLVLTHKQNIQYIAERLPKDIAVYSQRFSQGEALEMVIEDVSAETIFLWIQSPDGEIMARSPNLERSLHPQNADLLNISHAPIQPEVYPYKGRYFVLCAGPLRVNQETIGKLYVAQDITSEQQMLLEMLRNLIGVSVLALLLIAVMMGIYIRRSLAPVRKISEYAVKISAQDLGGVSLSLDPAPSELQELSKTLDLMLSRLSESWEHQRQFVSNVSHELRTPLTIVHGYLQSTLRRGKNLTEAQREALETAATEADRTIQLLQDLLELARADNGQIHFELETLSLTDLVLEVVDMGQQYSSRTIELDLGHESIEINGDRNRLKQVLLNLIDNAVKYSDPDTVITVKLEQQSHQVCLQVGDRGEGIPLAHQARIFDRFYRVDDARARSTGGTGLGLSIVKTLIEGMGGRVNVVSQLGEGSIFTISLPNKIIL
- a CDS encoding CBS domain-containing protein, which encodes MDLILCHTTADFDALGAAVGLTRLKPGAQVVLTGGCHPTVREFLAFYRDEYALIERRSVNAEQVRSLIVVDTQQRDRLGLAASWFDIPHLEQVELYDHHLDIETDLPLTHSMIEPVGATTTLIVEQLQQLKTLELTAAEATVMALGIHVDTGSLTYDSSTPRDALALAWLMTQGASLSVIGEYVEPGLSPQLQDLLTLALEELHTTTCEGYQLSWVLLPTPDFIPGLSSVATRLIGLIHSDALLFGTWYEIGQDKRLTVIGRSRQRCRSSSHPPLNLHTLFSPLGGGGHAQAASLTLRGTDIKDTFAHLVENLQSQVPNAPTARELMSSPVRTILPETTIAQAQRILLRYGHSGLSVVDAYGELVGIISRRDLDIALHHGFSHAPVKGYMTPHLKTITPKTQLPEIESLMVTYDIGRLPVLEDGNLVGIVTRSDVLRQFHLQETGQRVGSNIQLNRLKSCYLPETMKQMVQESLTPPLYEVLRQAAIAAEQRGWHLYLVGGGVRDLLLADADTVINLQDVDLVVDGYHRAAQPGAGVELAKVLQQKYPGARLQIHGQFQTAALLWHKHPELGNLWIDIATARTEFYPYPAANPEVEASSIRQDLYRRDFTINALALRLTPPRMGEVLDFFGGILDLEAKLIRVLHANSFIEDPTRIYRAVRFAVRLGFRLEGQTEGYIRYAIASGVYDLSVAENNRAPALQTRLKNELNYILEANYWQRAIQMLGNLDALKCIHSSLELTPKLWKQLKLVDRCLRRFNPPGLCPPWQLLLEVMIAYLAPEYRYRVASGFQLPAESIERLKDLEAAKTDVFFRLPTCEAPSSIVKTLQPYRFSTLILVIVQSPRSLRKKIWLYLWKLAQVKPILNGNDLKELGYKPGRQFKVMLDQLLEMTLDGKLPDRASAQAFLQDNFIR